A window of the Gemmatimonas sp. genome harbors these coding sequences:
- a CDS encoding cytochrome c-type biogenesis protein CcmH yields MSTARDLSVATRRVFLSHAGSVAVVAAGSLLLARTAWAQDAATPQAATAPGGEEMTSDSYKPVVRPAKPNAVKQMDEKQLEAFERNLACPCPCTLDIYTCRTTDFNCGISPAVHGDIQRLVEGGYNADEIMAAMTQTYGDFILMQPRKQGFNLLAWFAPFAAMALGAVAIGALLRGWRRNADVAAAKRAAEPVTIDTSIDATPDELARLQAALREER; encoded by the coding sequence GTGAGCACGGCGCGTGACTTGTCGGTCGCTACACGTCGCGTCTTTCTCTCCCACGCGGGGTCGGTGGCTGTCGTCGCGGCCGGATCGCTGTTGCTGGCCCGCACGGCGTGGGCGCAGGACGCCGCGACGCCGCAGGCCGCCACCGCGCCCGGCGGCGAGGAGATGACGTCCGATTCGTACAAGCCCGTCGTGCGCCCCGCCAAGCCAAATGCTGTGAAGCAGATGGACGAGAAGCAGCTCGAAGCGTTCGAGCGCAACCTCGCCTGTCCGTGTCCGTGCACGCTCGACATCTACACGTGCCGCACGACCGACTTCAATTGTGGCATCTCGCCGGCGGTGCACGGCGATATTCAGCGGCTCGTGGAAGGCGGCTACAACGCCGACGAGATCATGGCTGCCATGACGCAGACCTACGGGGATTTCATCCTCATGCAGCCGCGGAAGCAGGGGTTCAACCTGCTGGCCTGGTTCGCGCCGTTTGCCGCAATGGCGCTGGGCGCGGTGGCGATTGGCGCCCTGCTGCGTGGCTGGCGTCGGAATGCCGATGTAGCGGCGGCCAAGCGTGCCGCCGAGCCGGTGACAATCGACACGTCGATCGATGCCACGCCCGATGAATTGGCGCGCCTTCAGGCCGCCCTGCGGGAGGAGCGCTGA
- a CDS encoding heme lyase CcmF/NrfE family subunit, whose product MILVGELSLWVALLMAAWTTTVSFSGGLQGRPDLVKSGERALYATFGFTLLASIGLWTALFLHDFSIKFVASYTSSNLPKIYTFTAFWAGQSGSMLFWALILTTYSAIAVFSNRKTNRAMMPYVTGTLGIICLFFLMTMCFGANPYERLDWIPPEGRGMNPQLQNPGMAIHPPMLYLGLVGTAIPFAFAIGALVTRKLDTQWLGAVRRWALLSWFFLTIGIVLGMWWAYVELGWAGYWAWDAVENSSFLPWLTITAFLHSIMIQEKRGMLRKWNVTLVAMSFLLTILGTFITRSGIIESVHAFAQSPVGDWFLGFLIVAAVSTAYLVSTRLNDLQANAELESMVSREAAFLYNNLVLVGICFATLWGVLFPILSEWVKGDKITVGPPFFNAVNGPLGLLLLALTGIGPLIAWRRASTSNLKRQFTWPVISGVVTFAVLFAMGMRQMYALVSYLLAGFVFGTIIQEFVKGIGARRRMYGEGLFGASMRLVGRNRRRYGGYIVHFGVVILFCAFAGLMFKKDLTATLKAGESVKAKDAYGSEWVFTSQGISSFEQLNRRVVAASFNVTRDGKNMGILSSEKRQHVNAAGEPTFEPSTEVGILESPKQDVYLVFTGAVDRETAAIHINFNPLVWWVWFGGIIMAFGGLIVMWPQAVRAEREGGYVAELPSESTMALVGAGA is encoded by the coding sequence ATGATTCTCGTTGGTGAATTGTCGCTCTGGGTCGCTCTATTAATGGCGGCCTGGACGACTACCGTGTCGTTCTCCGGGGGCCTGCAGGGGCGCCCTGACCTTGTGAAGAGCGGTGAGCGGGCGCTGTACGCAACGTTCGGGTTCACGTTGCTCGCGTCCATCGGGTTGTGGACCGCCCTCTTCCTGCACGACTTCTCGATCAAGTTCGTTGCCTCGTATACGAGCTCGAACCTCCCGAAGATCTATACCTTCACGGCCTTCTGGGCCGGGCAGTCCGGGTCCATGCTGTTCTGGGCCTTGATTCTGACCACGTATTCGGCGATCGCGGTCTTTTCGAATCGCAAGACGAATCGTGCCATGATGCCGTACGTCACCGGGACACTGGGCATCATCTGCCTGTTCTTCCTGATGACGATGTGTTTCGGCGCCAATCCGTATGAGCGCCTCGACTGGATCCCGCCCGAAGGTCGCGGCATGAATCCGCAGCTGCAGAATCCGGGCATGGCGATCCATCCGCCGATGCTCTACCTGGGGCTCGTCGGTACCGCGATTCCATTCGCCTTCGCGATCGGCGCGCTGGTCACCCGCAAGCTCGATACGCAGTGGCTGGGCGCCGTTCGCCGCTGGGCCTTGCTCTCGTGGTTCTTCCTGACCATCGGCATCGTGCTGGGCATGTGGTGGGCGTACGTGGAACTCGGTTGGGCCGGCTACTGGGCCTGGGATGCCGTCGAGAATTCGTCGTTCCTGCCATGGCTCACGATTACGGCGTTCCTGCACAGCATCATGATCCAGGAAAAGCGCGGCATGCTGCGCAAGTGGAACGTGACGCTGGTGGCAATGTCGTTCCTGCTCACGATCCTCGGCACGTTCATCACGCGCAGCGGCATCATCGAGAGCGTGCACGCCTTTGCGCAGTCGCCCGTCGGTGACTGGTTTCTCGGCTTCCTCATTGTCGCGGCGGTGAGCACGGCGTATCTCGTGTCCACGCGTCTGAACGACCTGCAGGCGAACGCGGAGCTCGAGAGCATGGTGAGCCGCGAGGCAGCGTTCCTGTACAACAACCTCGTGTTGGTGGGCATCTGCTTCGCCACGCTCTGGGGCGTGCTCTTCCCGATCCTCAGCGAGTGGGTGAAGGGCGACAAGATCACCGTCGGTCCGCCGTTCTTCAACGCGGTCAATGGTCCGCTCGGTTTGCTGCTGCTCGCGCTCACCGGCATCGGCCCGCTGATCGCGTGGCGCCGCGCCTCCACGTCGAATCTCAAGCGGCAGTTCACCTGGCCCGTCATCTCCGGTGTGGTCACGTTCGCGGTGTTGTTCGCGATGGGCATGCGCCAGATGTATGCCCTGGTGTCGTACCTGTTGGCCGGCTTCGTGTTCGGCACGATCATCCAGGAATTCGTCAAGGGCATCGGCGCGCGTCGCCGGATGTACGGCGAAGGACTGTTCGGCGCCTCCATGCGCCTGGTCGGCCGAAACCGTCGCCGCTACGGTGGCTACATCGTGCACTTCGGCGTGGTCATTCTGTTCTGCGCCTTCGCCGGGCTGATGTTCAAGAAGGACCTGACGGCGACGCTCAAGGCTGGTGAGTCGGTCAAGGCGAAAGACGCCTACGGCAGCGAGTGGGTATTCACGAGTCAGGGCATCTCCTCGTTCGAGCAACTCAATCGTCGCGTGGTCGCCGCATCGTTCAACGTCACGCGCGACGGCAAGAATATGGGCATCCTGTCCAGCGAAAAGCGTCAGCACGTGAATGCGGCCGGCGAGCCTACGTTCGAGCCATCAACGGAAGTCGGCATTCTCGAGTCGCCGAAGCAGGACGTGTATCTCGTCTTTACCGGCGCGGTCGATCGCGAAACGGCGGCGATTCACATCAACTTCAATCCGTTGGTGTGGTGGGTGTGGTTCGGCGGCATCATCATGGCGTTCGGCGGCTTGATCGTGATGTGGCCGCAGGCGGTACGCGCGGAGCGTGAAGGTGGCTACGTGGCTGAGTTGCCGTCGGAGTCGACCATGGCATTGGTCGGAGCGGGGGCGTGA
- a CDS encoding A/G-specific adenine glycosylase, translating into MATRHPAPNGPTIAPNAATAFRRRLHAWFKQHSRDLPWRQTRDPYRILVSELMLQQTQVSRVIDFYRRFLDRFPDLYSLADARPKKVMEAWEGLGYYARARNLHALAKHVTTEQDGVIPSEPLALRELPGVGAYTAGAVASFAYEKRAALVDTNVARVLHRVFAPHLHPKSGPGLKQLWLIAEQLLPRTGKTTWTHNQALMELGALVCTARVPRCGMCPVKAGCATYPILQAAEREVLNATAPLTLKGKRRSVGAKKPAVTPTTKSTGSGSRG; encoded by the coding sequence ATGGCTACACGACACCCTGCTCCGAACGGCCCAACGATCGCGCCCAATGCGGCCACGGCCTTTCGCCGTCGCCTGCACGCCTGGTTCAAGCAGCACTCGCGCGACCTACCTTGGCGGCAGACGCGGGATCCCTACCGCATTCTGGTCTCGGAGCTGATGCTTCAGCAGACGCAGGTATCACGGGTCATCGATTTCTATCGTCGCTTTCTCGACCGGTTTCCCGATCTGTATTCGCTCGCGGATGCGCGACCGAAGAAGGTCATGGAGGCGTGGGAAGGGCTGGGGTATTACGCCCGCGCCCGGAACCTGCACGCCCTGGCGAAGCATGTCACGACCGAGCAGGACGGCGTGATTCCGAGCGAACCGCTTGCACTGCGCGAGTTGCCGGGCGTCGGTGCCTACACCGCCGGCGCGGTCGCCTCGTTCGCGTACGAGAAGCGTGCGGCATTGGTGGACACGAACGTGGCCCGCGTGCTGCACCGCGTGTTCGCGCCGCACCTCCATCCGAAATCCGGTCCGGGGCTGAAGCAGCTGTGGCTCATCGCCGAGCAGCTGTTGCCGCGCACGGGCAAGACCACGTGGACGCACAATCAAGCGCTGATGGAGTTGGGCGCGCTGGTGTGCACGGCGCGGGTGCCACGTTGCGGCATGTGCCCGGTGAAGGCGGGCTGCGCGACCTATCCGATACTGCAGGCGGCCGAACGCGAGGTGCTCAACGCGACTGCGCCGCTTACCCTGAAGGGCAAGCGGCGCAGTGTTGGTGCAAAGAAACCTGCAGTGACGCCGACTACGAAATCGACAGGGAGCGGATCACGCGGTTGA
- a CDS encoding ABC transporter ATP-binding protein produces the protein MIEISSLCKRYGSFTAVRSLDLVVPSGELFGFLGPNGAGKTTTMRMIAGILQPTAGSVRIAGHDLRVDPLSAKKALGFIPDRPFIYEKLTGIEFLRFSAGLYGEQGPDVEKRGQELLALFDLEAWRDELVESYSHGMRQKLIIASAFVHRPAVIVVDEPMVGLDPKSSKILKDLFREYTRRGHTVMMSTHTLEIAEGMCDRIGIMQRGDLVACGTMDELRRTSGDDDALEDIFLRLTGDHVARELMEVLDA, from the coding sequence ATGATCGAGATCAGTTCGCTCTGCAAGCGCTACGGGTCGTTCACGGCCGTGCGCTCCCTGGATTTGGTGGTGCCTTCCGGCGAGCTGTTCGGGTTTCTGGGACCGAACGGCGCGGGCAAGACGACCACCATGCGCATGATCGCCGGCATCCTGCAGCCGACGGCCGGCTCGGTCCGGATCGCCGGACACGACTTGCGGGTCGACCCGCTGTCGGCGAAAAAGGCGCTGGGATTCATTCCCGACCGGCCGTTCATCTACGAAAAGCTCACCGGCATCGAGTTCCTGCGATTCAGCGCGGGCCTGTACGGCGAGCAAGGCCCGGACGTCGAGAAGCGCGGCCAGGAGTTGCTGGCGCTGTTCGACCTCGAGGCGTGGCGTGACGAGCTGGTGGAGAGCTACAGCCACGGCATGCGTCAGAAGCTGATCATCGCCAGCGCGTTCGTGCACCGACCGGCCGTGATCGTCGTGGACGAACCGATGGTCGGACTCGACCCGAAATCATCCAAGATTCTGAAGGACCTGTTTCGCGAATACACCCGCCGTGGACACACGGTCATGATGTCCACCCACACCCTGGAAATCGCCGAGGGAATGTGTGATCGCATCGGGATCATGCAGCGTGGCGACCTGGTGGCGTGCGGCACGATGGACGAGCTGCGGCGAACGTCGGGCGATGACGACGCGCTCGAAGACATCTTTCTGCGCCTCACCGGCGATCATGTGGCGCGCGAGCTGATGGAGGTGCTGGATGCCTGA
- the uvrA gene encoding excinuclease ABC subunit UvrA — translation MPEPVRPSDALVVRGAREHNLRNISVTIPRDKLTVVTGLSGSGKSSLAFDTIYAEGQRRYVESLSAYARQFLGLMEKPDVDAIEGLSPAISIEQKSAGHNPRSTVGTVTEVYDYLRLLYARTGTPHCPNCGRAVQRQSPTQIAEMVLAWPEGTRLEIRAPLVQERKGEFKDLFESARKQGFVRAVVDGELIELADPPKLNRRLNHSVSVVVDRLVVRTEDRGRITDSVETALRLAEGLAEVVRYDGSEPVTEMFSERYGCAACGISMPELEPRHFSFNSPFGACEMCSGLGTTRTVSEDLILGDPSISILEGVVLPWGEPDGYMRKVILPGLAKQLGFDLNKPWGQIPAKVRQQLLHGVGDAPPRARKAVKKAVKGAAAKTAAKTAAKTAAESTWEGIVAHVQRRYDESSSDGVRLDLESFMVAGPCPACEGRRLRPQSLAVTVHGLNIGQVVERSVVDSLAFFETVPVRSAGHPGLDPGIAGPILKEVRERLRFLVDVGLDYLTLNRSAESLSGGEAQRIRLATQIGSRLVGVLYILDEPSIGLHQRDNGRLLSTLKQLRDLGNTVIVVEHDEETIRDADYLIDLGPGAGKHGGEVIAAGSVQDVIDTPASITGQYLRGTRRIEVPLQRRPRDVARMLTVQGAREHNLRDVTAEFPLGLFVAVTGVSGSGKSTLVTDILQRTLSRHFFRARVLPGAHTRITGLEHLDKIIDIDQSPIGRTPRSNPATYTGIFTPVRELFAELPESKIRGYGPGRFSFNVKGGRCESCQGDGLVKIEMHFLPDVFVPCDVCKGKRFNRETMEVHFRGRSIAEILDLTVEEACTVFENQPRILQKLETLRDVGLGYIHLGQSATTLSGGEAQRVKLATELSKRDTGRTLYILDEPTTGLHFEDVRVLLGVLHKLVERGNTVLVIEHNLDVIKTADWIVDLGPEGGVRGGTIVAQGTPEEVARVKESHTGRYLAPMLSSTAE, via the coding sequence ATGCCCGAACCGGTCCGTCCGTCCGATGCCCTCGTGGTGCGTGGTGCCCGCGAGCACAATCTCCGCAACATCAGCGTCACGATCCCACGCGACAAGTTGACGGTCGTGACCGGCCTGTCCGGCTCGGGGAAGTCGTCGCTTGCCTTCGATACGATCTATGCCGAAGGGCAGCGACGCTACGTCGAGTCACTCTCGGCATACGCGAGGCAGTTCCTGGGGCTGATGGAAAAGCCCGATGTCGACGCCATCGAGGGCCTGTCGCCGGCTATTTCGATCGAGCAGAAATCGGCCGGTCACAACCCGCGTTCAACCGTGGGCACGGTCACCGAAGTGTACGACTATCTGCGCCTGCTCTACGCGCGCACCGGCACGCCGCATTGCCCGAACTGCGGTCGCGCCGTACAGCGGCAGAGCCCGACGCAGATCGCCGAAATGGTGCTGGCTTGGCCCGAAGGCACGCGCCTCGAAATCCGCGCGCCGCTAGTGCAAGAGCGAAAGGGCGAGTTCAAGGATCTCTTCGAAAGTGCGCGCAAGCAGGGCTTCGTGCGCGCGGTCGTGGACGGTGAACTCATCGAGCTCGCTGATCCGCCAAAGCTGAACCGGCGTCTGAATCACTCCGTGTCGGTGGTGGTCGATCGCCTGGTTGTGCGCACCGAAGATCGTGGTCGCATCACCGACTCGGTGGAAACGGCCCTGCGACTGGCCGAAGGTCTCGCCGAAGTCGTGCGCTACGATGGATCGGAGCCGGTCACCGAGATGTTCTCGGAGCGCTACGGCTGCGCCGCCTGCGGCATCTCCATGCCGGAACTCGAGCCGCGTCACTTCTCGTTCAACTCGCCGTTCGGCGCCTGCGAGATGTGCAGCGGGCTCGGCACCACGCGCACGGTGAGCGAAGATCTCATTCTGGGCGATCCGAGCATCTCGATTCTCGAGGGCGTCGTACTCCCCTGGGGAGAGCCCGACGGATACATGCGGAAGGTGATTCTCCCCGGACTTGCCAAGCAGTTGGGCTTCGACCTCAACAAGCCGTGGGGACAGATTCCGGCCAAGGTGCGTCAGCAGCTATTGCACGGTGTCGGTGACGCGCCGCCGCGCGCGCGCAAGGCGGTCAAGAAGGCGGTGAAGGGTGCAGCCGCCAAGACGGCTGCGAAGACCGCGGCGAAGACGGCTGCGGAGAGCACATGGGAAGGCATCGTCGCGCATGTGCAGCGTCGCTATGACGAGAGCAGCTCTGACGGCGTGCGCCTCGATCTCGAGTCATTCATGGTGGCCGGACCGTGCCCGGCCTGCGAAGGCCGACGGCTGCGCCCGCAGTCACTGGCCGTGACGGTGCACGGTCTGAATATCGGACAGGTCGTCGAACGCAGTGTGGTCGATTCGCTGGCGTTCTTCGAAACCGTGCCCGTGCGCAGCGCCGGGCATCCGGGACTCGATCCCGGTATTGCCGGTCCGATTCTCAAGGAAGTCCGCGAGCGGCTGCGCTTTCTGGTGGATGTTGGTCTCGACTATCTCACACTCAATCGCAGCGCCGAGTCGCTGTCGGGCGGAGAAGCACAGCGCATCCGGCTTGCCACGCAGATCGGGTCGCGCCTCGTCGGCGTGCTGTACATCCTCGACGAGCCCAGCATCGGCTTGCATCAGCGCGACAACGGCCGTTTGCTCTCCACCCTCAAGCAGCTGCGCGATCTCGGCAACACGGTCATCGTCGTCGAACACGACGAGGAAACGATCCGTGATGCCGATTACCTGATCGATCTCGGTCCCGGCGCCGGCAAGCACGGCGGCGAAGTGATCGCCGCGGGATCGGTGCAGGACGTGATCGATACACCGGCATCGATCACGGGGCAGTACCTGCGCGGCACGCGCCGCATCGAAGTGCCGCTGCAGCGCCGGCCGCGCGATGTGGCGCGTATGCTCACCGTGCAGGGGGCGCGCGAGCACAACCTGCGCGATGTCACCGCGGAGTTCCCGCTGGGTCTGTTCGTCGCGGTCACCGGCGTGTCCGGGTCGGGCAAGTCCACGCTCGTCACCGATATTCTGCAGCGCACGCTGTCGCGTCACTTCTTCCGGGCGCGCGTGCTGCCGGGTGCACACACGCGCATTACGGGCTTGGAGCATCTCGACAAGATCATCGACATCGACCAAAGCCCGATCGGTCGCACGCCACGTTCGAATCCGGCCACCTATACCGGCATCTTCACGCCGGTGCGTGAACTCTTCGCTGAACTGCCCGAATCAAAAATTCGCGGCTACGGACCCGGTCGCTTCTCGTTCAACGTGAAGGGCGGGCGCTGCGAAAGCTGTCAGGGCGACGGACTGGTGAAGATCGAAATGCACTTCCTCCCCGATGTGTTTGTGCCCTGCGATGTCTGCAAAGGCAAACGCTTCAATCGCGAGACCATGGAAGTGCACTTCCGAGGGCGCAGCATCGCCGAGATTCTCGATCTCACGGTCGAGGAGGCGTGCACGGTGTTCGAAAATCAGCCGCGGATCCTGCAGAAGCTCGAAACACTCCGCGACGTTGGCCTGGGGTACATCCACCTTGGACAGAGCGCGACCACGCTGTCCGGTGGAGAAGCACAGCGCGTGAAGCTGGCCACGGAGCTGTCCAAGCGTGATACCGGACGCACGCTGTACATCCTCGACGAGCCGACTACCGGTCTGCATTTCGAAGACGTGCGCGTGCTGCTGGGTGTGCTGCATAAGCTGGTCGAACGCGGAAACACGGTGTTGGTGATCGAGCACAATCTCGATGTGATCAAGACCGCCGATTGGATCGTCGATCTGGGACCAGAAGGTGGCGTGCGCGGCGGTACGATTGTGGCTCAGGGCACGCCGGAAGAGGTCGCCCGTGTGAAAGAGAGTCACACGGGTCGGTATCTGGCGCCGATGCTGTCAAGCACTGCTGAGTAA
- a CDS encoding zinc ribbon domain-containing protein, producing the protein MTLVAMPEAAVPLVLGTVLALGALSLVLSPLLSGEAEVRADDEKKAATEAARVKAARAKRSGREEEQLDGAVAALREIEFDRETGKLSDSDYAELKTRYTREALAELRASDVREATAAGGLAVAAMAAVSSADAADPVEAAIRRARQNQRSCGVCGPRPEPDATYCSSCGRYLPGSCGKCGTSVELVGSRFCSGCGDQLAAA; encoded by the coding sequence ATGACGCTGGTTGCGATGCCGGAAGCCGCCGTGCCGTTGGTCTTGGGGACGGTGCTGGCGCTTGGCGCGCTCTCATTGGTGCTCTCGCCGCTGTTGAGCGGTGAGGCGGAAGTACGGGCGGACGATGAGAAGAAAGCCGCGACGGAAGCGGCACGCGTGAAGGCCGCGCGGGCCAAGCGGTCGGGTCGGGAAGAAGAGCAGCTGGACGGCGCTGTGGCCGCGCTGCGCGAGATCGAGTTCGATCGCGAAACCGGCAAGCTCTCGGACAGCGACTATGCCGAGCTCAAGACGCGGTATACGCGCGAGGCGTTGGCGGAACTGCGCGCGTCGGATGTCCGTGAAGCAACGGCAGCCGGCGGTCTGGCGGTGGCGGCGATGGCGGCGGTCAGCTCGGCCGACGCTGCCGACCCTGTAGAGGCGGCGATTCGTCGGGCGCGCCAGAATCAGCGCTCCTGCGGCGTCTGCGGGCCACGGCCGGAGCCCGACGCGACGTACTGCTCGAGCTGCGGGCGTTACCTGCCTGGGTCATGCGGAAAGTGCGGCACTAGCGTGGAGCTGGTGGGATCGCGATTCTGCAGCGGTTGTGGTGATCAGCTCGCGGCGGCCTGA
- a CDS encoding DNA/RNA non-specific endonuclease, whose amino-acid sequence MSSGLSRAALFALAFLASACSSADVVTPDAATPSAPRFAVTSTRPSVVISQVYGGGGNSGSVYRNDFIELHNTGTSPVSVAGWSVQYSALTGTTWQATALTGTIPAGGFYLVQQSQGAGGSVNLPTPNATGTIQMGGGGGKVILSSTTAVQSGGCPDGAEVVDRVGYGVSSCPASDNTAALSNTTAALRAASGCAWTRNNAVDFTTGAAAPRNGATTPVLCGAGPVVGPIATIVVTPTTASVPIAGTRAFTVVATDANNLVVANPTITWTTSAPLVASVSTTGVATALDIGTTTITAIAANGVAGTATMTVTEAASLPSVRISEIHYDNAGTDVGEAIEIEAPAGTNLTGWQLLLYNGNGGTVYNTRLLSGVVASTCTGRGVLYFEYPTDGIQNGAPDGVALVNAQGTVVEFLSYEGAFTATDGPAAGIPSIDLIAKEDPAPGVGNSLQRSLANTWSVALENFGGCNGRTPGVLRTAFTFSGRVPADPALPVGFQDQIFASASRLGVAVPGAITWSSDTPAIASIDANGVITGLAVGNAVLRATTADGLSSGTYTLPIDVATAGNTAAYGNNTEFGTPVDGTPADDFIIDRPQFTVSYSKSRNTPNWVAYNLEATHIGSFDRCDCFTYDPALPADYPRYTTADYTGAGAIAGYGIDRGHLARSFDRTTGSLDNARTFYFSNIVPQAADNNQGPWAALENELGARAQSSNKEVFIVTGVAGNKGTVKNEGKIVIPEYVWKVAVILPRNQGIANVTSLDAAEIVAVVMPNVAGIRNVPWATYKTTVDSVEALSGYDLLSLLRNDLEIAFESNTKPPVAAVDGPFNSIEDESVAMSASASTDPDGDALTYAWSFGDGATAIGVNTSHVYTTSGVFTVRLIATDIRGLADTVTTTATVLSPAQALDATASMVDALGGTGRVNKGVLNSLNAKLNAAANSIRRGNETAAMNQLEALINELDALVRSRGLTELQVAPIRTMLNRVIRSLSIS is encoded by the coding sequence ATGAGCTCTGGCCTCTCCCGCGCCGCGCTTTTCGCGCTGGCATTCTTGGCGTCGGCGTGTTCGAGCGCTGACGTCGTAACTCCCGATGCGGCGACGCCCTCGGCGCCGCGCTTCGCCGTCACGTCGACGCGACCCTCGGTCGTGATCAGCCAGGTTTATGGTGGCGGTGGTAACTCAGGATCGGTGTACCGAAACGATTTCATCGAGTTGCACAACACCGGCACGTCCCCGGTAAGCGTCGCGGGATGGAGTGTGCAGTATTCAGCGCTCACTGGAACGACGTGGCAGGCGACCGCGCTGACGGGTACGATCCCGGCCGGCGGCTTCTACCTCGTGCAGCAATCTCAGGGCGCTGGCGGAAGCGTGAATCTGCCCACGCCGAACGCGACGGGCACCATTCAGATGGGCGGCGGCGGCGGCAAGGTCATTCTTTCCTCAACCACGGCCGTGCAGTCAGGCGGATGTCCTGATGGCGCCGAAGTCGTGGATCGCGTCGGCTATGGTGTCTCCAGCTGCCCAGCGAGCGACAATACCGCCGCCCTCTCGAACACCACCGCCGCGCTCCGCGCCGCCAGCGGCTGTGCGTGGACGCGGAACAACGCCGTCGACTTCACCACGGGCGCTGCCGCGCCTCGGAACGGGGCGACCACCCCGGTGCTCTGCGGGGCCGGTCCCGTCGTTGGCCCGATCGCAACGATCGTGGTGACGCCGACGACCGCGTCCGTCCCGATCGCGGGCACGCGTGCGTTCACCGTTGTCGCGACCGACGCCAATAATCTCGTCGTGGCTAACCCCACGATCACGTGGACCACGAGCGCGCCGCTGGTCGCCAGCGTCAGCACGACCGGCGTGGCCACGGCGCTCGACATCGGCACCACGACCATCACCGCCATTGCGGCCAACGGCGTCGCCGGCACGGCCACGATGACCGTGACCGAAGCGGCGTCATTGCCGTCCGTGCGCATCAGTGAAATCCACTACGACAATGCCGGTACCGACGTCGGCGAAGCGATCGAGATCGAAGCGCCGGCTGGAACCAACCTTACCGGCTGGCAGCTGCTGCTGTACAACGGCAACGGCGGCACGGTCTACAACACGCGCTTGCTAAGCGGCGTCGTGGCATCCACCTGCACCGGTCGTGGCGTACTGTACTTCGAGTATCCGACCGACGGCATTCAGAACGGCGCCCCCGATGGTGTTGCCCTCGTGAATGCGCAGGGCACCGTGGTGGAATTCCTGTCGTACGAAGGTGCCTTCACGGCCACCGACGGACCGGCGGCCGGTATCCCGTCCATCGACCTCATCGCCAAGGAAGATCCGGCACCCGGTGTCGGCAACTCGTTGCAGCGCTCACTCGCCAATACGTGGAGCGTTGCCCTGGAGAACTTCGGTGGCTGCAACGGACGCACCCCCGGTGTGCTGCGCACGGCCTTCACCTTTTCTGGTCGTGTCCCGGCCGACCCGGCACTCCCGGTCGGCTTCCAGGATCAGATCTTCGCGAGTGCGTCGCGACTTGGCGTCGCCGTTCCCGGCGCCATCACGTGGAGCAGCGATACCCCCGCCATCGCCAGCATCGATGCGAACGGAGTGATCACCGGCCTCGCCGTCGGCAACGCGGTGCTTCGCGCCACCACGGCCGACGGACTCTCGAGCGGTACGTACACGCTGCCCATCGACGTGGCGACGGCGGGCAACACCGCCGCCTACGGCAACAACACCGAGTTCGGCACGCCGGTCGACGGCACGCCAGCCGATGACTTCATCATCGACCGCCCGCAGTTCACCGTGTCCTACAGCAAGTCACGCAACACACCGAACTGGGTCGCGTACAATCTCGAGGCGACGCACATCGGTTCGTTCGACCGCTGCGATTGCTTCACGTACGATCCGGCGTTGCCGGCCGACTACCCGCGCTACACCACGGCCGACTACACCGGCGCCGGCGCCATTGCCGGCTATGGCATCGATCGCGGCCACCTGGCGCGCTCGTTCGACCGTACCACCGGCTCGCTCGACAACGCGCGCACCTTCTACTTCAGCAACATCGTGCCGCAGGCCGCCGACAATAATCAGGGTCCGTGGGCAGCGCTGGAGAACGAGCTCGGCGCACGCGCGCAGAGCAGCAACAAGGAAGTGTTCATCGTGACCGGCGTGGCCGGCAACAAGGGCACGGTCAAGAACGAAGGCAAGATCGTGATCCCCGAGTACGTCTGGAAGGTCGCGGTGATCCTGCCGCGCAATCAGGGCATCGCCAATGTCACGTCGCTCGACGCCGCCGAGATCGTGGCCGTGGTCATGCCAAACGTGGCGGGTATTCGCAACGTCCCGTGGGCGACGTACAAGACCACAGTCGATTCCGTCGAGGCGCTGAGTGGCTACGATCTGCTCAGCCTCCTGCGCAACGACCTCGAGATCGCGTTCGAGAGCAACACCAAGCCGCCGGTCGCGGCGGTGGACGGCCCGTTCAACTCCATCGAAGACGAATCCGTGGCCATGTCGGCGTCGGCGTCCACCGACCCCGACGGAGACGCGCTCACCTACGCCTGGAGCTTTGGCGACGGCGCGACGGCCATTGGCGTGAACACGTCGCATGTGTACACCACGTCAGGCGTGTTCACGGTGCGTCTGATCGCGACCGACATTCGCGGGCTCGCCGACACGGTGACGACCACCGCGACGGTGCTCTCACCAGCGCAGGCGCTTGACGCCACGGCCAGCATGGTCGATGCGCTCGGCGGCACCGGCCGAGTAAACAAGGGCGTGTTGAACTCGCTGAATGCGAAGCTCAATGCGGCCGCCAATTCGATTCGCCGTGGCAACGAAACCGCGGCGATGAATCAGCTCGAAGCGCTGATCAACGAGCTCGACGCGCTCGTGCGCAGCCGCGGTCTCACGGAGCTGCAGGTCGCGCCGATCCGCACCATGCTCAACCGCGTGATCCGCTCCCTGTCGATTTCGTAG